AAAACTAAAGCAAAAGATGTGATTTGACATATTAACAGATTGAAAAGCCGCCTGCAACGTTTCTCTTTGGTTTGTGTAATGTGTGAGCTCACCAAAAGGGCGAGTGTTGCCCCAACCAGCGACCCAGGTGATAAGCCCAGAGTGGATGGTGCTGTTTGCCCCGGCCAAACAAACAGGTTGTATGTAGGTGTTAAAGTTCACAGGTGACGACAGCTTCAGGAGACAAATGTCGTTCTCGTAGGTCCGGCTGTTGTATGATGGATGGCACTTGACCTGAGCGATCGTCCGTGACACTTCATTGGGGTTTGAACCTGACTGGTTAAAGCGGCCCAGGTAAACCGTTACGTTACTTCCTGACCTTGAagacaaaaagagaataaaatcaatttaaattgtCTAAtgtcatgaaacttggtggaaagacaCGGAGCAAGAAAGAACTCATAACAATTTTTGCGATGATGCCTCTGATCCAGGAACTGCGTCTGGacttgttgtgtgtgagagagagaaggcgtCACGAGATTTGTTTCTAAATACTTACCATGACACGCAGTGTGCAGCTGTCATCACCCACTGGTTGTTAATCAGTGCCCCCCCACACCTGTGATTTCCGAAAAAGACCAAAGAAACCTGCCAGGGCCAAGATCCTGGAGACGCGGTTTGACCGCCCACGATCCTGGTGTTGGCGGGAGCCCGGCCACAGGCTGACATGAGACgaaaattaaacatgaaataatatgCACAGAAAATGTTCTATATCTGActtaaaacagcttttaaactTGGAAGAGTTTGTAAAGTTGCACTTACTAAACGCTGATTGACAtcctgaaattaaaaacagagaggagaatgCATGAAAGTGGTGTTCAGGGTGTGGCACAGGATGACTGGCACTTTTCAGCACCAACCAATAGgaggtttgatatttaaacCACAGTGGTAAACCTTCAGCGTAGCTTTCTTTATTGTGGGGAGAAATCTATGCTTTAAGCTTTTAAAACTTAAAGAGTCATTTAAATGTCCCACAAACTTTCTATCTCAGACAAAATCTACAACCAAGACAAGATTCAAATTCATTCAGTAATctgaataatattaaatattgtaattgaAATTAACTGGACTGATCTCGCCACATAAAACAGACGTTGCTTTTCTACCTGTGAAGGTCAAAAGAACGGGACACAGACAATTATTCAGTTCTGTAATTTACTGATGTTTCCCTtttcattcaaatcaaacacctcttcaaggaaattaaataaataccaaaataaaagctggcCTCGGACAATTCAGAATTGAAATTGTGCTAAATCCAGGAATCTAAATTGTTGGCTGAACATCGTACAAACagttggtttctgtcttttatcaGTCACTATCGTTTTTTGATAAAATAtttgcaatttaaatttaagGGACGCGATTCGGTCAATTTCACCAAATCAAGACGATTTTCAAACCTTGGAACAATTTTTGTTACAATAGAAACTTTCTTTCCGAACTTCATTATTGATACGAAccgaataataataaacatctgTCTTACCTGTGCACAGGAGAAGGATTGTCACGgttaagacacacacaaactgttggAGAGCCATGTTTactgtgtctccttcactctgtcCTCAGCGTTAAGTAATTCACTCCTGATGTCCAGCTCCTCCCACAGTGTCACACCTGGCATCTCCGACCTAAAATATGCATCAGGACAAACGTGTTTGTCTTGATGCCCTCAGCCTGGGTGACTCATTAGGTGCATGGACAGCTGccagtcagagaggagggaagtggCATTCCTCCACAAATCTTAATCTGAGTCGGTGCCTCAACGCTTCCTTCCCgtagattcaatcaagctcaCAGATATGATTCCTCTAAATTCCCAGGGAAATCTGTCAGAATCCCGTAAAGTGGAACCAAATTCCAggatctctgtgtttgtccgtatacggggcaccacccttcaaaggaagggaaaagatactcaatttattgaataagtctcataaaagtactaactacaaatttggaactctgattaacaatttaattaataactataaccaaaattaccacatagatagttagctaagttgaaggatatagagttcttgacagtgtagaggttggcaaaattcacctatgcaacattaatgaaaaaacatttgtgaaagaaaaacatttattatgaatatcataaagtataaaaaacacaaattactaacggtgtacttaatatataaagatgtgtatgcgagtatgcgtgtgtgtgtctgtgtgtctgtgtgcttccaaaatggcggctggccacttcGAAGGtaacaccctcccccctttggagtgtttacgacatgtggcgggggtcagagagattaggtgctgagatatgcgtgtgtcggtgtgtgtgccaaattagagaaagttactagatgcatgcaaggaaagactgaagagcataactaacattaactttcaaataacttgtaaccaaaatatcacagcaacacaaatcaaacttataaacatcacaaggtatcgtataaacagtctttgcttagcctagtataattattaagcccagttgtgttacccgtccgtggaaaggggaaaaaggttgctggtttgttcgaagttctgtgaagtcgtcttgctgatttgtggctcctgccttcgtggttctgttgggctgtgcagctcagttgctgtttgaagttctcctgcaggacatcgcgtcgctgcttaaaggttggtagagcttggattgcgaggaggtttccttggtgagatgagctggaagctgcaactttcctccatgaagttgatttgagttgaaagagtgagctggaccgccgcccttctcctctgagaggattcgtggaaggagcggtgtgctcctctcgaagagttggatggaaagagaagatgtgagctggagaagccaggcttctcccctcggcgatgcagggaaagagagtgaagaaagggggagacctggccttatattggcccggtgacctcacaggtcatggggcccagagtgaccaataggagttgaaacttgtgtccctggtaggttttcacacctctgtgtgacattgaggcccctgggagactgagttctggaggctctggttttctccagaacaaagggacatgcggcttcaggcttttgactgcacatgtaGGCTGAACTTTGGTTCCCCAAATACCAGATCCCAAAACTCCTTCAGTATTTTTACTCATTCCCTTAGGCCCAGGTCTTGTAAAACACAATCATTACTCACGTGCTCGGTCTCGAAGGATCGTAACTCCAACCACGCTCATTGGAGGCTGAGCGGGGGACTTAAAGGTGCAGGGCACCAGTCCCTCACAATTTATTATGCATTTCATCCTCGCATGGCAgtggggtagagcgggtcgtccactaaccagcgggtcgatttatttatttatttatacttccAGGGAGGAGCACTTCAgcctttaataaaacattttcccttCACACATATGTGTGACCCTCACATATGTGtgaaatttttggttgattagacgattttttccacaaatttaaatgtctttaaataaacatgaacatgaatccaacatattgtaggacacagataaatggaggcagaagacgttatctttcagtcagcccTTTGCAACAACATATCTTTGCGAAAGTGTATTTTCCTCACCCACCtacctgaaaaacaaatccaggtCAAGACTGCAGCCGGAGGCTGATGTGACCCTCTGCCTGACAACCTCCATCCGTTCAAGGTTAGATAAGTTGTGTGCTACTCATCAGGGTCAGACATCTCACTAATGCTGGAGTATGTGTGCCATCCACAGATGGCTTGAGGATTCACTGTCccttctacatgtatgtttaaaataaaaacaggaatctgtgaattattttaatagctcagtgttgtatgcaagatgtatgtttatgAATGGCAGTTGCACGgccaccctgtaccttgcacatgtttaatataaaaacatgaatatatgaacgtgtgtattatttgaatagcttagtattgaatgcacaataacagggtagctatgtttatacatggcactaggcccagtttaatataaaacacaattttatacaatatatatatagtagggggtccctgctccatctctccatcagtttggggtccttggcctgaaaaacgttgaagaccctGCTCTAGAGCACAAAGTGCGTTCAGCCTATTTCACAGCTGTTCTATGATCCCTAGGGGGCAGCGTTTCCTTCTAGAAATGACCAGGCGTCTTTACACTGTGATGCAAGTGTTTAGAAAAAATTAGGTgttgaattgtgtttgttttattgttttagtttaaatcATCGTTCTTGTGTATTAAATAATCCTCATTTAGCACCAAGTCTTTGCTCGTTTCACCATCTTTCAGCTCGTAAGCCTTTTGGACAGCGGACATTTTGTCTGAATTCTATTTAGCTTCTTCACTGTCATGTTTTTTCCTTTGCAATAACAGCAAAACTATTATTGTGAAAGTCTTTTAGTTTAACAACCCACAGCTTTGCGTCAGCCATGTATTAAGATGAAGGGTTTTTCAGCATAAAAGCTTTTGTACGCTCCCTGtcccaacaacaacacaggttCGACCAATCAACGTCCATTTTATTCCAAGTCAAACAGTTTGTGATTAACATGACTTCACGTTCCATGAGaacagtttcagtttatttacCCTGCGAATCAGCATCAGCATAAATAACTCATCAACACACGGACAGAATTTTACCAAACACAATATTTCTTAATTAACTCTTGGAGCTGATCAGACAAAGATGAACAAATATAtcgtctgaaaaaaaaaatccctttaacAAAATATCTCTGCAAGTTATATAGAGACAATCCaaagcttatattgatcagaaGATGATTCTCCATATGATCAGTGACAGTCACAAAGAAGAGGAGTTGGAAAATAAATTTTCAAAGGTGGGTCTGCAGCACTCTAACCTAAAGCTTGTataatttcatcatcatcatatgtTAGGAATGACGTCATTATGAAGTCAcgaaatgacatcacacagtGTAGTAATGCATTAACTCCGGCAGCCAATAAGATTAGCGACACGTGCAGTAGTGTCACATTTCCATGTTATGCATGACCGACCAGTACATAGAGCGGTAGAGCAAGAACCCAGAGTGAGGTGAAGTGAGTGAAGTGGATCAGATTTTCACCACCGCCAAAAACGCTCTTATCGTCGGTTGTGGGATGGTTGGTGGTGAAAGGGTGGGTCCAGTTTACGGGCGTGGTTGAGGGGCGGGTGTGATTGGTGAAGACGGTTTGGGTAGAGGAAGTGATCGGTGGTGCTGAGGTTGAACAGGTAAAGTTTGCGTCTTTGTCGACTCCGGTGGAGGGAACGTTAACAAAGCCTAGTTTGTTACTGCCGATGATGTTGCTGATCCATCCCATGTACTCGGACACGCGGGTGTAGATCCCCGGGGTGTTGGGCTTAGCGCAGCCGTCACCAAAACTCACGATTCCAACCGCGGTCCAGCCTGAACCAACCTTTCTCACCAGGGCGCCCCCTGAGTCTCCCTGTGGAAAGAAACCGACGATAGTTGTTGAGACACTTTCTGTCAGTGCTGCCTCTGGGATAACTCATTAAAGTTgaccaggtggtgattgagacgctttggcttcacttatgtgggaacagtcatgtcgtccatctttatatgcagttaGTGCTATGAAACGTGTGTCTTACAAGCAATAGGTCAAGCTGATAGTGAATTGTAATGTGCCCCCTTCTGGACTATAAGGCAAACAACACCAAATGGTCTTTACAATTGTTTcaaggagagaaaaacatgctCACCTCCATTTTCCTCATTTATCTGCAACAAAGCTGAGATACAAAATCTGCCTCGTGACAATCTGTGTCTTACCTGGATTTCTCTCACCTCTTCGTGAGGAcgtttttctctcctgtcagtAAACAAAGCATCACATAGCAAATACTGTGCAACAAAAAGTGGTGGTCACCTGACATGAGTCAATTCCGCCCGCCCGGACCCCAGCGCAGATCATCTTGTCTGTGATGAGAAATTTGCTTTGGCATTGACACTCTTTGTTTCCCACTATTGTCAGATTAGCCTCCTGCAGGGTGTTGGAGAAGCTCCACCCTAATTGGAGAGATTTCAAACATCAGCTTCAAATTTATGTGTGAAACAAAACTAAAGCAAAAGATGTGATTTGACATATTAACAGATTGAAAAGCCGCCTGCAAAGTTTCTCTTTGGTTTGTGTAATGTGTGAGCTCACCAAAAGGGCGAGTGTTGCCCCAACCAGCGACCCAGGTGATAAGCCCAGAGTGGATGGTGCTGTTTGCCCCGGCCAAACAAACAGGTTGTATGTAGGTGGTAAAGTTCACAGGTGACGACAGCTTCAGGAGACATATGTCGTTCTCGTTGATCAGGCTGTCGTATGATGGATGGCACTTGACCTGAGCGATCGTCCGTGACACTTCATTGGGGTTTGAACCTGACTGGTTAAAGCGGCCCAGGTAAACCGTTACGTTACTTCCTAACCTTGAAGacaaaatgagaataaaatcaatttaaattgtCTAAtgtcatgaaacttggtggaaagacaCGGAGCAAGAAAtgactcattacattttggcgaTGATTCCActgatccaggatttatttcccACGTTCTttagtgagagagaaagtgtgtctGGACCTTTTCACTGATTCCCCACCGAACAGTTCATGGCTCTTGTTGAAAAGAATTTTGGggaatatgagtgtgtgcattttgcAGATCCCAAAACTCTTGATGGAGAAGTTTCAGAAGGGAACAGAGGTGGGCGTTCTATTGAGTTTTAGTTGAATAGACCAAAGGAATAAACGCAATGGACAGATCCTTCTTCCTCACTTCTTCTTTTAACTTCTTAAAGCTTTTGCTCATTAactttaagtgtttgttttcttttttgtacgTTTTTCCCACTGTGCCTGTTGTGTCACAGAGACATACCAGCGTGTCACAGATGGAATGTGGCTGGTCGAGCTGCCTGCTGTGCGCACTCTGAGTTACAAACACGTGTTGACACTGGGATAGAGTTCAACAAATACTAGAAACAGCTAGAAGGGGAAGTCCGACCATTGACacatgagacagagagacagacagacagagagggagacagagagagagacagagagacacacagagagagagagagagagacagacagagagggagagagagagagagagagagagacagacacagagagacagacagacacagagatacagacagagagacacacagagagagagacagagagggagagagagagagacagacagagacagacagatcgataactagaagtttccacagtatAATTAGTCGGGAGAAGGCGGCACGAGATTTGTTTCTAAATACTTACCCTGATACGCAGTGTGCAGCTGTCATCACCCACTGGTTGTTAATCAGTGCCCCCCCACACCTGTGATTTCTGTTCGAGACCAAAGAAACCTGCCAGGGCCAAGATCCTGGAGACGCGGTTTGACCGCCCACGATCCTGGTGTTGGCGGGAGCCCGGCCGCAGGCTGACATGAGatgaaaattaaacatgaaataatatgCATAGAAAATGTTCTATATGTGActtaaaacagcttttaaactTGGAAGAGTTTGTAAAGTTGCACTTACTAAACGCTGATTGACATCCTGAAATTAAAACAGAGAGGACAATGCATGAAAGTGGTGTTCAGGGTGTGGCACAGGATGACTGGCACTTTTCAGCACCAACCAATAGGAGCTTCGATATTTAAGCTACAGTGGTAAACCTTCGTTGTAGCTTTCTTTATTGTGGGGAGAAATCTATGCTTTAAGCTTTTAAAACTTAAAGAGTCATTTAAATGTCCCACAAACTTTCTATCTCAGACAAAATCTACAACCAAGACAAGATTCAAATTCATTCAGTAATctgaataatattaaatattgtaattgaAATTAACTGGACTGATCTCGCCACATAAAACAGACGTTGCTTTTCTACCTGTGAAGGTCAAAAGAACGGGACACAGACAATTATTCAGTTCTGTAATTTACTGATGTTTCCCTtttcattcaaatcaaacacctcttcaaggaaattaaataaataccaaaataaaagctggcCTCGGACAATTCAGAATTGAAATTGTGCTAAATCCAGGAATCTAAATTGTTGGCTGAACATTGAACAAACagttggtttctgtcttttatcaGTCACTATCGTTTTTTGATCAAATAtttgcaatttaaatttaagGGCCTCGATTCGGTCAATTTCACCAAATCAGGACGATTTTCAAACCTTGGAACAATTTTTGTTACAATAGAAACTTTCTTTCCGAACTTCATTATTGATACGAAccgaataataataaacatctgTCTTACCTGTGCACAGGAGAAGGATTGTCACGgttaagacacacacaaactgttggAGAGCCATGTTTactgtgtctccttcactctgtcCTCAGCGTTAAGTAATTCACTCCTGATGTCCAGCTCCTCCCACAGTGTCAGACCTTCCATCTAAACATCACTTGTTCTTTTATCCGACTGCTGCACGTAACAGTTTGAGACCTGTGATCTCCGACCTAGAACATGCATCAGGACAAACGTGTTTGTCCTGATGCATGGAATTCCTCCACAAGTCTGAGTCGGTGCCTCAACGCTTCCTTCTCTTAGATTCAGTCAAGCTCACAGATATGATTCCTCTAAATTCCCAGGGAAATCTGTCAGAATCCCGTAAAGTGGAACCAAATTCCAggatctctgtgtttgtccgtATACGAGTCAAATTTCAACAGATTCCTTTTGGCCCATGTTCAACCAAGTTTCATTCAAGTTCCTTCAGTATTTTTACTCATTCCCTTAGGCCCAGGTCTTGTAAAACACAGTCATTACTTAGGTGCTCGGTCTCGAAGGATCGTACCTCCAACCACGATCATTGGAGGCTGAGCGGGGGACTTAAAGGTGCAGGGCGCCAGTCCCTCACAATTTAATATGTATTTCATCCTCGCATGGCAgtggggtagagcgggtcgtccactaaccagcgggtcgatttatttatttatttttacttccagGGAGGAGCACTTCAgcctttaataaaacattttcccttCACACATATGTGTGACCCTCAGTTTGACTCTGAGTTGAGCCAGAGGAGAGAACTGCAGCTCACACTctagagcagaggtcttcaacagggggtccgcgacccctagCGGGTCCACGGAGAGACTGCGGGGCGGTCtcgaaatttttggttgattagacgattttttccacaaatttaaatgtctttaaataaacatgaacatgaatccaacatattgtaggacacagataaatggaggcagaagacgttatctttcagtcagcccTTTGCAACAACATATCTTTGCGAAAGTGTATTTTCCTCACCCACCtacctgaaaaacaaatccaggtCAAGACTGCAGCCGGAGGCTGATGTGACCCTCTGCCTGACAACCTCCATCTGTCCAAGGTTAGATAAGTTGTGTGCTACTCATCAGGGTCAGACATCTCACTAATGCTGGAGTATGTGTGCCATCCACAGATGGCTTGAGGATTCACTGTCccttctacatgtatgtttaaaataaaaacaggaatctgtgaattattttaatagctcagtgttgtatgcaagatgtatgtttatgAATGGCAGTTGCACGgccaccctgtaccttgcacatgtttaatataaaaacatgaatatatgaacgtgtgtattatttgaatagcttagtattgaatgcacaataacagggtagctatgtttatacatggcactaggcccagtttaatataaaacacaattttatacaatatatatatagtagggggtccctgctccatctctccatcagtttggggtccttggcctgaaaaacgttgaagaccctGCTCTAGAGCACAAAGTGGTTGCAGCCTATTTCACAGCTGTGCTATGATCCCTAGGGGGCAGCGTTTCCTTCTAGAAATGACCAGGCGTCTTTACACTGTGATGCAAGTGTTTAGAAAAAATTAGGTgttgaattgtgtttgttttatttttttagtttaaatGATCGTTCTTGTGTATTAAAAAATCCTCATTTAGCACCAAGTCTTTGCTCGTTTCACCATCTTTCAGCTCGTAAGCCTTTTGGACAGCGGACATTTTGTCTGAATTCTATTTAGCTTCTTCACTGTCATGTTTTTTCCTTTGCAATAACAGCAAAACTATTATTGTGAAAGTCTTTTAGTTTAACAACCCGCAGCTTTGCGTCAGCCATGTATTAAGATGAAGGGTTTTTCAGCATAAAAGCCTTTGTACGCTCCCTGtcccaacaacaacacaggttCGACCAATCAACGTCCATTTTATTCCAAGTCAAACAGTTTGTGATTAACATGACTTCACGTTCCATGAGaacagtttcagtttatttacCCTGCGAATCAGCATCAGCATAAATAACTCATCAACACACGGACAGATTTTTACCAAACACAGTATTTCTTAATTAACTCTTGGAGCTGATCAgacaaagatgaacaaaaatatcgtctgaaaaaaaaaaaaatccctttaacAAAATATCTCTGCAAGTTATATAGAGACAATCCaaagcttatattgatcagaaGATGATTCTCCATATGATCAGTGACAGTCACAAAGAAGAGGAgttggaaaatacatttttaaagatgtcTCTGCAGGACTCTAACCTAAAGCTTGTataatttcatcatcatcatatgtTAGGAATGACGTCATTATGAAGTCAcgaaatgacatcacacagtGTAGTAATGCATTAACTCTGGCAGCCAATAAGATTAGCAACACGTGCAGTAGTGTCACATTTCCATGTTATGCATGACCGACCAGTACATAGAGCGGTAGAGCAAGAACCCAGAGTGAGGTGAAGTGAGTGAAGTGGATCAGATTTTCACCACCGCCAAAAACGCTCTTATCGTCGGTTGTGGGATGGTTGGTGGTGAAAGGGTGGGTCCAGTTTACGGGCGTGGTTGAGGGGCGGGTGTAAGGGTAAGGTGGTGCAGAGGTTGAACAGGTAAAGTTTGCGTCTTTGTCGACTCCGGTGGAGGGAACGTTAACAAAGCCTAGTTTGTTACTGCCGATGATGTTGCTGATCCATCCCATGTACTCGGACACGCGGGTGTAGATCCCCGGGGTGTTGGGCTTAGCGCAGCCGTCACCAAAACTCACGATTCCAACTGCGGTCCAGCCTGAACCAACCTTTCTCACCAGGGCGCCCCCTCCGTCTCCCTGTGGAAGGAAATCAAATACAGTTGTTGAGACACTTTCTGTCAGTGCTGCCTCGGGGATAACTCATTAAAGTTgaccaggtggtgattgagacgctttggcttcacttatgggggaacagtcatgtcatccatctttatatacagttagtGCTATGAAACGTGTGTCTTACAAGCAATAGGTCAAGCTGATAGTGAATTGTAATGTGCCCCCTTCTGGACTATAAGGCAAACAACACCAAATGGTCTTTACAATTGTTTcaaggagagaaaaacatgctCACCTCCATTTTCCTCATTTATTTGCAACAAAGCTGAGATACAAAATCTGCCTCGTGACAATCTGTGTCTTACCTGGATTTCTCTCACCTCTTCGTGAGGAcgtttttctctcctgtcagtAAACAAAGCATCACATAGCAAATACTGTGCAACAAAAAGTGGTGGTCACCTGACATGAGTCAATTCCGCCCGCCCGGACCCCAGCGCAGATCATCTTGTCTGTGATTAGAAATCTGTTGTTGCACCGACACTCTTTGTTTCCCACTATTGTCAGATTAGCCTCCTGCAGGGTGTTGGATGGGCTCCACCCTAATTGGAGAGATTTCAAACATCAGCTTCAAATTTATGTGTGAAACAAAACTAAAGCAAAAGATGTGATTTGACATATTAACAGATTGAAAAGCCGCCTGCAACGTTTCTCTTTGGTTTGTGTAATGTGTGAGCTCACCAAAAGGGCGAGTGTTGCCCCAACCAGCGACCCAGGTGATAAGCCCAGAGTGGATGGTGCTGTTTGCCCCGGCCAAACAAACAGGTTGTATGTAGGTGGTAAAGTTCACAGGTGACGACAGCTTCAGGAGACAAATGTCGTTCTCGTAGGTCCGGCTGTTGTATGATGGATGGCACTTGACCTGAGCGATCGTCCGTGACACTTCATTGGGGTTTGAACCTGACTGGTTAAAGCGGCCCAGGTAAACCGTTACGTTACTTCCTGACCTTGAagacaaaaagagaataaaatcaatttaaattgtCTAAtgtcatgaaacttggtggaaagacaCGGAGCAAGAAAGAACTCATAACAATTTTTGCGATGATGCCTCTGATCCAGGAACTGCGTCTGGacttgttgtgtgtgagagagagaaggcgtCACGAGATTTGTTTCTA
The genomic region above belongs to Hippoglossus hippoglossus isolate fHipHip1 chromosome 18, fHipHip1.pri, whole genome shotgun sequence and contains:
- the LOC117752180 gene encoding transmembrane protease serine 9-like, with protein sequence MALQQFVCVLTVTILLLCTGCQSALTCGRAPANTRIVGGQTASPGSWPWQVSLVFFGNHRCGGALINNQWVMTAAHCVSWSGSNVTVYLGRFNQSGSNPNEVSRTIAQVKCHPSYNSRTYENDICLLKLSSPVNFTTYIQPVCLAGANSTIHSGLITWVAGWGNTRPFGWSPSNTLQEANLTIVGNKECRCNNRFLITDKMICAGVRAGGIDSCQGDGGGALVRKVGSGWTAVGIVSFGDGCAKPNTPGIYTRVSEYMGWISNIIGSNKLGFVNVPSTGVDKDANFTCSTSAPPYPYTRPSTTPVNWTHPFTTNHPTTDDKSVFGGGENLIHFTHFTSLWVLALPLYVLVGHAWVADPLLKTSALECELQFSPLAQLRVKLRVEKQRCQSAFTCGRAPANTRIVGGQTASPGSWPWQVSLVSNRNHRCGGALINNQWVMTAAHCVSGLGSNVTVYLGRFNQSGSNPNEVSRTIAQVKCHPSYDSLINENDICLLKLSSPVNFTTYIQPVCLAGANSTIHSGLITWVAGWGNTRPFGWSFSNTLQEANLTIVGNKECQCQSKFLITDKMICAGVRAGGIDSCQGDSGGALVRKVGSGWTAVGIVSFGDGCAKPNTPGIYTRVSEYMGWISNIIGSNKLGFVNVPSTGVDKDANFTCSTSAPPITSSTQTVFTNHTRPSTTPVNWTHPFTTNHPTTDDKSVFGGGENLIHFTHFTSLWVLALPLYVLVGHA
- the LOC117752114 gene encoding chymotrypsinogen A-like isoform X1; its protein translation is MALQQFVCVLTVTILLLCTGCQSAFTCGRAPANTRIVGGQTASPGSWPWQVSLVFFGNHRCGGALINNQWVMTAAHCVSWSGSNVTVYLGRFNQSGSNPNEVSRTIAQVKCHPSYNSRTYENDICLLKLSSPVNFNTYIQPVCLAGANSTIHSGLITWVAGWGNTRPFGWSPSNTLQEANLTIVGNKECRCNNRFLITDKMICAGVRAGGIDSCQGDSGGALVRKVGSGWTAVGIVSFGDGCAKPNTPGIYTRVSEYMGWISNIIGSNKLGFVNVPSTGVDKDANFTCSTSAPPTAPSTQTPTLSLPGPTLTPAPQPPTIPQPTIRAFLAVVKI
- the LOC117752114 gene encoding chymotrypsinogen A-like isoform X2, whose translation is MALQQFVCVLTVTILLLCTGCQSAFTCGRAPANTRIVGGQTASPGSWPWQVSLVFFGNHRCGGALINNQWVMTAAHCVSGSNVTVYLGRFNQSGSNPNEVSRTIAQVKCHPSYNSRTYENDICLLKLSSPVNFNTYIQPVCLAGANSTIHSGLITWVAGWGNTRPFGWSPSNTLQEANLTIVGNKECRCNNRFLITDKMICAGVRAGGIDSCQGDSGGALVRKVGSGWTAVGIVSFGDGCAKPNTPGIYTRVSEYMGWISNIIGSNKLGFVNVPSTGVDKDANFTCSTSAPPTAPSTQTPTLSLPGPTLTPAPQPPTIPQPTIRAFLAVVKI